The Enterobacter kobei genome has a segment encoding these proteins:
- the rsmJ gene encoding 16S rRNA (guanine(1516)-N(2))-methyltransferase RsmJ yields MKICLVDETGAGDGALSVLATRWGLEHDEDNLMALVMTPKHLELRKRDEAKLGGIFVDFVGGAMAHRRKFGGGRGEAVAKAVGIKGNYLPDVVDATAGLGRDAFVLASVGCRVRMLERNPVVAALLDDGLTRGYADPEIGPWLQERLQLIHASSLTALTDITPRPQVVYLDPMFPHKQKSALVKKEMRVFQSLVGPDLDADGLLEPARQLATKRVVVKRPDYAPPLADVATTNAVTTKGHRFDIYSGTPE; encoded by the coding sequence GTGAAAATCTGCTTAGTGGATGAAACAGGCGCCGGAGACGGCGCCTTATCTGTTCTGGCGACCCGCTGGGGGCTGGAGCACGATGAAGATAACCTGATGGCGCTGGTGATGACACCGAAGCATCTTGAATTACGTAAGCGCGACGAAGCGAAACTCGGCGGGATTTTTGTCGATTTTGTCGGCGGTGCGATGGCGCACCGGCGCAAGTTCGGCGGCGGTCGCGGCGAGGCGGTGGCCAAAGCGGTGGGCATTAAAGGGAACTATCTCCCGGACGTGGTCGATGCCACGGCGGGGCTGGGTCGCGATGCGTTTGTGCTGGCGTCTGTTGGCTGTCGTGTGCGAATGCTGGAGCGTAACCCGGTGGTCGCCGCATTGCTCGACGACGGGCTGACGCGTGGCTACGCGGACCCGGAAATCGGCCCGTGGCTGCAGGAGCGGTTGCAGTTGATCCACGCCTCCAGTCTGACGGCGCTCACTGATATCACCCCGCGCCCGCAGGTGGTCTATCTCGACCCGATGTTCCCGCATAAGCAGAAAAGTGCGCTGGTGAAGAAAGAGATGCGGGTGTTTCAGTCGCTGGTGGGGCCGGATTTAGATGCAGATGGTCTGCTGGAGCCTGCCAGACAGCTCGCGACGAAGCGGGTGGTGGTGAAGCGCCCTGACTACGCGCCGCCGCTGGCGGACGTGGCCACGACTAACGCGGTGACCACGAAAGGGCACCGGTTTGATATCTATTCAGGTACACCGGAATAA
- the prlC gene encoding oligopeptidase A, producing MTNPLLTPFSLPPFSKILPEHVVPAVTQSLDNCRAAVESVVAQGAPYTWENLCQPLAEVDDVLGRIFSPVSHLNSVKNSPELRETYEQTLPLLSEYSTWVGQHEGLYKAYRDLRDGDHYAELNTAQKKSVDNALRDFELSGIGLPKEKQVRYGEIAARLSELGNQYSNNVLDATMDWTKLITDESELAGMPESALAAAKAQAEAKEQEGYLLTLDIPSYLPVMTYCDNQALREEMYRAYSTRASDQGPNAGKWDNSPVMAEILALRHELAQLLGFENYADKSLATKMAENPQQVLDFLTDLAKRARPQGEKELAQLRAFAKAEFGVDELQPWDIAYYSEKQKQHLYSISDEQLRPYFPENKAVNGLFEVVKRIYGITAKERTDIDVWHPDVRFFELYDDKNELRGSFYLDLYARENKRGGAWMDDCVGQMRKADGSLQKPVAYLTCNFNRPVNGKPALFTHDEVITLFHEFGHGLHHMLTRIETAGVAGISGVPWDAVELPSQFMENWCWEPDALAFISGHYETGEPLPKELLDKMLAAKNYQAAMFILRQLEFGLFDFRLHAEFSPEQGAKILETLAEIKKQVAVIPGPTWGRFPHAFSHIFAGGYAAGYYSYLWADVLAADAFSRFEEEGIFNRETGQSFLDNILTRGGSEEPMVLFKRFRGREPQLDAMLEHYGIKG from the coding sequence ATGACCAATCCATTACTGACGCCTTTTTCGTTGCCGCCGTTTTCTAAAATCCTCCCTGAGCATGTGGTTCCAGCCGTTACGCAATCGCTGGACAACTGCCGCGCGGCGGTAGAAAGCGTGGTGGCGCAGGGCGCACCGTACACCTGGGAAAATCTGTGTCAGCCGCTGGCCGAAGTGGACGACGTGCTGGGGCGTATCTTCTCCCCGGTAAGCCACCTGAACTCGGTGAAAAACAGCCCGGAACTGCGCGAGACCTATGAACAGACCCTGCCGCTGCTCTCGGAGTACAGCACCTGGGTCGGCCAACACGAAGGGCTGTACAAAGCGTATCGCGATCTGCGTGACGGCGACCATTACGCCGAGCTGAACACGGCGCAGAAAAAATCGGTCGATAACGCCCTGCGTGATTTCGAGCTGTCCGGGATTGGTCTGCCAAAAGAGAAGCAGGTTCGCTACGGTGAAATTGCCGCGCGCCTGTCCGAGCTGGGCAACCAGTACAGCAACAACGTCCTCGACGCCACCATGGACTGGACGAAGCTGATTACCGATGAATCCGAGCTGGCCGGGATGCCGGAAAGCGCGCTGGCAGCAGCAAAAGCGCAGGCCGAAGCGAAAGAGCAGGAAGGCTATCTGTTAACGCTGGATATCCCAAGCTACCTGCCGGTAATGACCTACTGCGACAACCAGGCCCTGCGTGAAGAGATGTACCGCGCCTACAGCACGCGCGCCTCCGATCAGGGGCCGAATGCCGGTAAGTGGGACAACAGCCCGGTGATGGCGGAAATCCTCGCCCTGCGTCACGAGCTGGCACAGCTGCTGGGCTTCGAAAACTACGCCGACAAATCCCTCGCCACCAAAATGGCGGAGAACCCACAGCAGGTGCTCGACTTCCTGACCGATCTGGCAAAACGCGCCCGTCCTCAGGGTGAGAAAGAGCTGGCTCAGCTGCGTGCTTTTGCGAAAGCGGAGTTCGGCGTGGACGAACTGCAGCCGTGGGATATTGCGTACTACAGCGAAAAACAGAAGCAGCATCTTTACAGCATCAGCGACGAGCAGCTGCGCCCGTACTTCCCGGAAAACAAAGCCGTTAACGGCCTGTTCGAAGTGGTGAAGCGCATCTACGGCATCACTGCAAAAGAGCGAACCGATATCGACGTCTGGCATCCGGACGTGCGCTTCTTCGAATTGTATGACGACAAGAATGAGCTGCGCGGTAGCTTCTACCTTGATCTCTACGCGCGTGAGAATAAGCGCGGCGGAGCGTGGATGGATGACTGCGTCGGCCAGATGCGTAAAGCCGACGGTTCTCTGCAAAAGCCGGTCGCTTACCTGACCTGTAACTTTAACCGTCCGGTGAATGGCAAACCTGCGCTGTTCACTCACGACGAAGTGATCACCCTGTTCCACGAGTTCGGTCACGGTCTGCATCACATGCTGACCCGCATCGAAACCGCAGGCGTGGCTGGCATCAGCGGGGTACCGTGGGATGCGGTCGAGCTGCCAAGCCAGTTTATGGAAAACTGGTGCTGGGAGCCGGACGCGCTGGCGTTTATCTCTGGTCACTATGAGACCGGCGAACCGCTGCCGAAAGAGCTGCTGGATAAAATGCTGGCGGCCAAAAACTATCAGGCAGCGATGTTCATCCTGCGTCAACTGGAGTTCGGCCTGTTTGATTTCCGTCTGCACGCCGAGTTTAGCCCGGAACAAGGGGCGAAAATCCTCGAAACGCTGGCCGAGATTAAAAAGCAGGTTGCTGTGATCCCTGGGCCAACCTGGGGCCGCTTCCCGCATGCGTTCAGTCACATCTTCGCAGGCGGCTATGCGGCAGGTTACTACAGCTACCTGTGGGCCGACGTGCTGGCAGCGGATGCTTTCTCCCGCTTCGAAGAAGAGGGGATCTTCAACCGTGAAACCGGCCAGTCGTTCCTCGATAACATCCTGACCCGCGGCGGTTCTGAGGAGCCAATGGTACTGTTCAAACGCTTCCGTGGCCGCGAACCGCAGCTGGATGCGATGCTTGAGCATTACGGGATCAAAGGCTGA